AGAATGGGATGCTGGTAACCGCAAGGAAGAATTCGTAGCTAAATATTTCACCGCACTTAAAAAGGCTTATCGGGGTGAAAAGGCAAGCGCTGATTTTGCCAACTATTTTAACGAATTAAGCGCAAATGATAAGGCTAAGAAAAGTACTTTTGAATTAGTGAAAACCGTTGGGGCAGTACCCTTCTCTCCTGTCTTTGAGTACCTTGAAACGAATCGTAATGCATATGCCCAATCAGTTGGGGCAACTGAGATAGATAAATACATTGCAGATACTTATTTATGGCATTTAAAGGGCTTGGTCGGTAATGAGCCGAGACCGGAATTCAAAGCCGCAATGGAGAAATTCAAAGCTAAAAATTACCCTTATTATGACGAGTACGCCATGTTTTATAGCGTTTATGAAACATTTGATAGCAAGGGTAGTGTTGATGTAAATGAATATATGCGAAGAGGGACTGCGTTTTTAGCTAAGTATGGTAAGAATAATGATGCTTATACGCTTGCATTAACCGGTTTGTTGGGTAATTGTACAGGCAAGAAAGATGAAGGCATTGCCGGAATAAAATGGATGGAAGATTTGTTGGAAAGGAATCGTGATCCCCGTTATTTGAATACCTATTTTTATATACTCTGGAGAAATTATAACCTGGATAAAGCGCTTTTAATAGGGAATGAGATTAGAGATAATGAGGTTAAAGCCGGTAAACCAACAAAGACAATTGAAGGCCAGATTGAAATGGTTAAAGGATTGAAAGCCAAGCAGAAAATCTAAGGATATTTTTAAAAAAAATTTAATAAAGCTTGCATAAGCATATTATTATGCAAGCTTGGTAACCCATAACAAATTTTGATGAAAAAGATAATTTTAACAGCGGCTATGTCCATGCCTATTTTGGTTTGGGCTCAAACTGAAACTGAAACCTTTAAGATTGAAGGTAGAGTAGCAAATCAAAAACAAGAAGCTAAGGCTTATTTGATGTATAGAGCAGAGGGTAAAAATAAGATTGATTCTGCTGAGTTGGTAAATGGGAAGTTTTTATTTTCCGGTAAAGTTTCAGCTCCTACATCTGCAACATTAACCCTTGCTCATTCTGGTCAAAGACTTGGGGAAAACCAAGATAAATACATTTTATATTTAGATAAGGGAGACATTGTATTATCTACAAAAGATTCGATTAAAAACGCTACTATTTCTGGGGCTAAATTAAGTGTTGAATATGCTCGATACAGCAAACTTTTTGCTGCTCAAACCTTGGCGCTTGCTGGGTTGGATA
Above is a window of Solitalea lacus DNA encoding:
- a CDS encoding thioredoxin family protein, producing MKIIRKIGAVYIAVLGLMAAPVIVKAQGIEFLHNLDEALAKAKAENKMVFIDFYTSWCGPCKMLSNEVFPQAKVGSYFNSQFINCKIQCDDKGVGVELGKKYQINAYPTLMFIDKNGAIVHSTAGAPSADGLIELAKTAANPERNLASLIKEWDAGNRKEEFVAKYFTALKKAYRGEKASADFANYFNELSANDKAKKSTFELVKTVGAVPFSPVFEYLETNRNAYAQSVGATEIDKYIADTYLWHLKGLVGNEPRPEFKAAMEKFKAKNYPYYDEYAMFYSVYETFDSKGSVDVNEYMRRGTAFLAKYGKNNDAYTLALTGLLGNCTGKKDEGIAGIKWMEDLLERNRDPRYLNTYFYILWRNYNLDKALLIGNEIRDNEVKAGKPTKTIEGQIEMVKGLKAKQKI